CGTAAGTAAGTCAGGACCTCTCCCGATAGCTACTTGAGCTTGGTAGACATCCTTCATGCTGTCTTGATGAACCAAATTGACTTTTATACCCGGGTATTCGACGGTGAAGTTCGCGATTATGCTTCTTATAACATCCTCCTCGAAAGGCATCATAGAAACCCAGAAAGTAATCGTAACATCTATCTGTCTGTTTTTAGCTTTTTGAGCTATTTCATAGACCTCTCTAGTAACTGAAACCTCAACATCGCCAAACCTCAACTTATACTCAACAGGTGTTGTTGGTGTTGGGGTTGGTGTGGTTGTTGGTGTAGTTACTGGTGTTGTTGTTGGTGTAGTTGTGGGTGTTGTTGTGGGTGCTGGCTGGCTAGTCATATAAATCAATACAGCAGCAACAACAGCAATCAAAATAACAACACCAACAACAATAGCAAGAGTCTTACTAATAGCCCTACCCAAAGCAAGACACCTCAAGTAATACTCTAAATTAAGGTTAAAAAAGTTATTAATTATTTCTTCTTAAAGAAGAGCTTAATGAGTATAAGGAATGCCACGCTCAAGACTATAGCAGTAGCAATCACGCTTAAAGCTATCAGATTCCAATCAGTAACTAACTGGGAAGCTGTTGTTGTTTCTGTTTGTGTGTATGTAGTGCTCAAGACTACGGTCCTTGTAGTTGTTTCTGTCACGGTTGTAGGTGGTTGAGGAACCTGCGCCGCGGGCCTAACTCCTTTAATCTTAGCAGGGGTCCCGACTAACGTCTCCACATCAACGCTGTAAGAAGAGAGCTGAGCGTACTGAAGTTCGGACGTGGGAGCTAACAAGTCAACTATTCTAGGTATAACTCCTGCAGCAACTCCTATAGCATGTTGTGCTCCCACACCAAAGTTCCACTCACTAGGGTCTATAGAGAAAGATCTTATGTTGTTGGCTCCGTAGCCGTCCCAGGAAGTTAGTACTACTACCCATCCCCAATCACCAGGCTCTTTAATAGCGGGTATTAGCCCTTTAGGCACTTCAGCAACAATCTTGTTAGGTTGTTCAACGTAAATACTCATGGCGTTAGCTATGTTCGTGCCGTTAGGGTATATGATATTATTGCTTCCAGACCATCCAGGTCCTACAAGCAATGCTACTTCCCAAGCATACTCTGGGTCTATATTGACCCACAGACCGAAGGTCGTGAGATTGCCGCTACCTGGGATACCGTCAGTGTCTAAGTAGATGTGGAAGAACTGCATGCTGAAGCCGTTAGGTCCTCCCCACGGGTTACCTCCCAACTCTCTTACTTCGAAAGTTAACAAGTACTTATCACCGATATCTAGAACGCTGAACTTGAGTAGGTCGAAGACTCCCGGCACGAATACTTTATTTAGTGGGTAAACGTATGTCCCGGCACCTTTATCATCTCTCTCAGGATCTGCGAACTCTGCTATTACGTTAGCTCCAGGAGCTACTGGAGGTCTAGGTACCCTAATGAAGTAAACACTCCCTAATCTGCTTGAGTGAGCTTCTAAGGTGTTGTTTGAGTAGAGAGCTACTGTCAAGTAAGTCACATCACCTACTTCCAAACCTAAGTTAACCCACTTAATACCTAGAGCTATGAAGACGTTGCCCTCACTACCTAATACGTTATAGTAATCAACGTAAGAAGGATAATAAGTCTCGTTACCGCTTGCTTGATAAGTAATGACAACTCTGCTGAGAGGGTCTGTTAAAGCCTCCTTCACAACCTTAATAACTACTGCGCTAGCTATAGCCACACCCAAGTCTCTCGTAGAGTTCATCGGGTATACGTTATACCCTCTGATCCAGGGTGAATAACTCCTCCTAGGATTGCTTAAGTAGAGAACTACTGAGTAAGGCAAGTTAGTAGTTAAGTTGATCCTGAAATTCACGTATATGTAGTCACTGTCAACACCTACTATGACCTTATCTAGTGCTTCATGCGCTATTACAACCTCTAGCACACGATCTAGTTCTGAGTCCGGTATAACGTAGTTTGCTGGTTTAGTTCTCAGAGACGGTGGTGATTGAGTATTGATTACTCCTGAAGGGACTCCATCAGGGAGGAAAGTAGTGTTTAGGTAGGGTGGTGGCTGAATATCTGAGGATCTGTAAGCTTCTAGTAGGTAGTATTTGTAGACTAGGTCGAACCTGCCTACAGGACCCCACTCACCCCCATACCACCAATTCCAGTCACTTGCTTCTGCTCTTAAGAGAGCTTCAGCAGCTACTGGATTTATCCCGGCTAACTCATTAAGACTTGAAACGCTGTATCTAGACATTACTTCGTCCCTAGCTTTAACCAACCACATCAAAGCAATGTTTTCTTGCTTATCACCTATCCAAGTACTTAATCTAGCGTCTTTGCCGCTCCAAGAACTCTCTGCTATTCTTGCTGGAAGCTCTCTAGTAGGGAGGGCCTCATAAGTCGTTATATGAGATATATCTTTCCCTACCAAGTCAAGATATTTTTGAGTAGTTAGTGGCAGCTCAGGACTTTTCTCCCTGTATAGATTCAAGTACTCAGAAGGAGTTAAAGTGACTATGTAGCCCTGCTCTTGCAATTCTGTGAGTGCAGCGTAAAGGGAGTTGAGGAAGTCATCGCCGAAGTTCTTATAACTCTCCCACGGATTCTCCCCGTCCAGAGCTATCACTATGACACTGCTCTCGTCAGTATTAGCAGACGCTATACTCAGTAAGTAATTTCGGAAGTCCCCGATAGCTGCGCTGGTCTCCATCCCTGAATACTGGAAACTCAGTCTGTTACTTAACTCAGGGTCTCTGAAGAACACGTAGAACGACGTAGTACCGAAATCTATTCTCCAAGGTCTTAGGTAGTTATCTGGTCTTGACACATCAACTCCGCTTAACTCTAGCACGTTCCTGTCCGTCACACACCAGGAAATGCCGTACTCACTGAATATCCTTAGTGCTTCCTCATTGACCGCCTGCTCAGCAGGCCAAATACCTGAGGGAACGTAATTGAAGTACGTGCTGAAGAGCTCTAGCGACTTGCTAACGTGTAATCTTAAGTCATCGTACCAGCCTAAATCAGCTAAGAGCGGAGCTATTGGGTGAGAGTAAGGTACCGGAATAATTTCTGCTTGACCCGAGTTAAGTAGTTCTCTGTATTTAGGTATTATCTTGCTCATTATCTCTACGTGCTTACTGAGGACTAGAGCTAGCTCACTCTCGGTGAAGGACGGGTTTGTCTGGGTTAAGGCTCTCTCCCTTAAAGAAGCCAGCTCAGTATATTCACTAGTTACTACTTCAGGGTCTATCCAGAGCAGATTAAAGAGAGTTGCTAAGTCTATGAAGTCCTGCCTAGTAAACTCACTAACTACCTTGATTATCATATCCTCTTCTGGAAGGCCAGCATATTTCGTGAATGCCGCTTGCGCTCTACTCCTCAACTCCTTAAATTTAGGTGACAACTCTAAGATGTTAGCCCAGTTAATGTCGAAAAACCCTCCAGGTATCCTCAACACCTCAAAAAGATCTCTGGTTGTTGCAGTCCCTTCAACAATCTTCCAAGATATTATTTGCCTTAAATCCATGACACCGTTAACCGCGCTCAGTAACTGATGGAGGAGCGAGCCAGAAAACGTGAAGGTAGCCTTAACCTCAGGATACTTACTAAGAATCAAAGCCATCTTATAATAGTTGCCGACTGAATGCATCCTGACCCAAGGAAGAATGAAGTAAGAGTCGTTCTCACCATAATACCATGGTTGATGATAGTGCCAGACTACGATCACGTTGAGAGGCTTACTCTCAGCTCTTATCAAGCTAAACGGAGCTGAGAATATGCTGGCGATGACGAGACCTGCCAAAAACAGCAACAGAATCTTTCTCCTCACAGTATACACCTCATTAATTATCTACGTCAGTCAAAGAAATATATTTACAAGACTTCTAACAGTTTGTTTCTTTAATGACTAGATTATTCTTCATACTCCTGAGTCCGCAGAAATGCGGGCGGGGAACTACCTGCATTGATGGTGAGATAGCGTGCTTGAGCTAGGCTCAAGACTGAACTAATGAGTTCGGTGAGGATATGCGGCCCTCAAGGTCAGAAGAGGGTCAGATGATTTGTAGTGAGTAGCTCTGGTGAAGTCCTACGAGAAAAATTTATAAAACTCTTTAATGTTTACTATGATGTTCATTGGTTATGAGGGGATTTAAAGTTGAAATTAAATAGTAGGGTATGTAACTTAAGCCTACAGCATCCCGTGATGAATGGTAGCGGTCTTTTAGGAGCTACTAAGCAACAAATAAGTATAATGTGTTCATGGGGTTTAGCAGCTATAGTCACTAAAACTATTACTCGCTATCCCCGAGTAATGAATAAGCCGCCAAACATACTATACTTGAGTGATTTAGGAGCTATTATCAATTCTTTGGGTTTGCCTAATCCAGGAGCTGAACGTCTCCACGAGTTAGTTCAGGAAGCTAAAGCTCACGGCTTGCCTACAATAGTTAGTGTCGGGGGAAGTTCCGTAAGAGAATACATAGAAGTTTCTTCTAGGGCTGAGGAGGCAGGAGCTGATGCTGTAGAACTCAACTTAAGTTGCCCTACTACGTCAGGCTACGGACTCAACGCAGTAACAGATTCGCAGGTCTTGTATGAGATAGTGAAGAGCGTGTCTAGCATTATAAGATTGCCAGTTATAGCTAAGCTAGGAATTGATTTAAGGAATGGCTTAATCAGCCTAGTAGGGAAGGCGCTTGAAGGCGGTGCTAAAGCCGTAACCCTGATAAACTCAGTTAGAGTTGTGTCCATAGATCCTGAAAGACTGGCATACAGTCTTTCCTCTAGTAATATGGGTTACTCTGGAGCACCAATATTTTACGTAGGCTTAAGAGCAGTTCACGATGTCTACAGAGAATATAAGGCAGAGATAATAGGTTGTGGCGGTATCAGGCATTGGGGTGATGTCGCTTCATATATTCTAGCCGGGGCTAGAGCAGTCCAGCTAGTAACGTCTTTAATGAGAGCTAGAAAACCTGGGGAGTACCTGAATAACTTGCTGAGAGGTCTTGAGGATTGGCTTGAGAGGAAAGGATTTTCGAGTTTGGAGGAAGCTATAGGTTACATTCATAGAATATGAGTAAAACAGACTGAGCATCTAATGAAGAGCTAGTAAGTGAGGCCCGAAAAGAACTTGAGCTACTCTCAGATAGCCTGGTATATAGACTCTCTTTTTTCTAGACTTGATGGACTTAATTATATGTCTAGCCACTTCTTCAGGCGTTAAACCGCTTTTAATCTCGCTCACGCCAGCTCTAGCGTGAAAACTTGTTTTGACTAGTCCTGGATAAACATTGACTAAGTTTATGTTCTTAGACTCTAACTCTCTGCGTAAGGCCTCTGAAGCGTAATGCAACGCTATCTTAGTAGCGCCATATAGTGGTAACTTAGTCATTAAAACGTGTATGCCAGCGGTTATTATATTAACTACTGTAGACCCGCGCCTCATGAAAGACTGTAGCTCTTTTATTAGAGCTAGAGGAACAATGAAATTAACTAGAGTCATATTAATCATTTCATTAATATCAACCTCAAGTAGACCTTTATAGAGACCATACCCAGCATTATTCACTAGAATATCTAGAGCGTCGAATCTGACCGCGACCTCAGTAACTATTAATCTTATGTTTTCGACTCTGCTTAGATCAAGAACCAAATAATCAAAGCAGTCGCTATAGGTCTTCTTAATCTCGTTAAGGCTTTCAGAGTTTCTTCCAATACCTAAAACTCTATTATTGTCCTCCTTACAAAACTCTTTACTTAATGCTCTTCCTATGCCTGAGGATGCGCCAGTAATAACTATGTTTATATTTAACCACCAAATAATTAAGTCAAAGTAGCTTTATATTGTTGACAGCTACAGGCTAATAGAAGGTAAGCTTTGAACACTACAGGCTTAAAATTCAAGAAGAGGAAGGTTTGTCCGCAGTGTAGAGCCAGCAGGAAACGTAGTATCCTGGCTCAATCTCTGTTAGAGGGGGTTCTTTAACTTTGCATACCTCCATCACGTGAGGGCATCTCGGATGGAATCTACAGCCTGACGGCGGGTTTATCGGGGATGGGGGTTCACCCTGCGGTCTAGTCTTCTTTCTACTCCTCGAAAGGACTGGGTCTGGTATCGGGATTGACGAAAGTAGCATGACTGAGTAGGGGTGAAGCGGCTTCTCATAAAGTTTCTGCGCGTCCCCGACCTCTATTATCTTCCCTAAGTACATGACCGCCATCCTGCTACTCATGTATTTAACTACTGAGATATCATGTGATATGAAGATATAGGTTAAATTATAGTTTCTTTGTAGGTCTTTAAGTAACTCAAGTATCTGTGCTTGAACAGATACGTCTAGAGCTGAGGTAGGCTCATCAAGAACTATCAACTTAGGTCTTAAAATTATAGCTCTTAATATTGCAACTCTCTGTTTCTGACCACCCGATAATTCGTGTGGGTACCTATACAAGTGTTCTGGTCCTAAACCTACGTTCTCCATCTCCTTAATTAAGTGTTCTTCATAATTATCTAGCTGGACACCGTGTTCTCTTAGAGGCTCTAATAAAGTTTCCGCAATAGTCATCCTAGGATTTAGTGACGTATGAGGGTCTTGAAAAACCATTTGGGCATTCCTTCTAAATTCCAGTAGTTTCTTTCCTCTCAGCTTGCTCACATCTTTGCCGTCAAACAAGATCTTTCCGGCTGTGGGTCTATTAAGTAGGAGTATAGTTTTGCCTAATGTGGTCTTTCCGCAACCACTCTCTCCAACAATTCCTAAAGTCTCTCCCTTAAAGACGCTGAGACTTACACCATCAACTGCTCTAACTTTAGCAAATAGAGAG
The Zestosphaera sp. DNA segment above includes these coding regions:
- a CDS encoding SDR family NAD(P)-dependent oxidoreductase; the protein is MIWWLNINIVITGASSGIGRALSKEFCKEDNNRVLGIGRNSESLNEIKKTYSDCFDYLVLDLSRVENIRLIVTEVAVRFDALDILVNNAGYGLYKGLLEVDINEMINMTLVNFIVPLALIKELQSFMRRGSTVVNIITAGIHVLMTKLPLYGATKIALHYASEALRRELESKNINLVNVYPGLVKTSFHARAGVSEIKSGLTPEEVARHIIKSIKSRKKRVYIPGYLRVAQVLFGPHLLALH
- a CDS encoding ABC transporter ATP-binding protein — translated: MSPPLLEVQDLKVYFRVRGSLFAKVRAVDGVSLSVFKGETLGIVGESGCGKTTLGKTILLLNRPTAGKILFDGKDVSKLRGKKLLEFRRNAQMVFQDPHTSLNPRMTIAETLLEPLREHGVQLDNYEEHLIKEMENVGLGPEHLYRYPHELSGGQKQRVAILRAIILRPKLIVLDEPTSALDVSVQAQILELLKDLQRNYNLTYIFISHDISVVKYMSSRMAVMYLGKIIEVGDAQKLYEKPLHPYSVMLLSSIPIPDPVLSRSRKKTRPQGEPPSPINPPSGCRFHPRCPHVMEVCKVKEPPLTEIEPGYYVSCWLYTADKPSSS
- a CDS encoding glucodextranase DOMON-like domain-containing protein produces the protein MRRKILLLFLAGLVIASIFSAPFSLIRAESKPLNVIVVWHYHQPWYYGENDSYFILPWVRMHSVGNYYKMALILSKYPEVKATFTFSGSLLHQLLSAVNGVMDLRQIISWKIVEGTATTRDLFEVLRIPGGFFDINWANILELSPKFKELRSRAQAAFTKYAGLPEEDMIIKVVSEFTRQDFIDLATLFNLLWIDPEVVTSEYTELASLRERALTQTNPSFTESELALVLSKHVEIMSKIIPKYRELLNSGQAEIIPVPYSHPIAPLLADLGWYDDLRLHVSKSLELFSTYFNYVPSGIWPAEQAVNEEALRIFSEYGISWCVTDRNVLELSGVDVSRPDNYLRPWRIDFGTTSFYVFFRDPELSNRLSFQYSGMETSAAIGDFRNYLLSIASANTDESSVIVIALDGENPWESYKNFGDDFLNSLYAALTELQEQGYIVTLTPSEYLNLYREKSPELPLTTQKYLDLVGKDISHITTYEALPTRELPARIAESSWSGKDARLSTWIGDKQENIALMWLVKARDEVMSRYSVSSLNELAGINPVAAEALLRAEASDWNWWYGGEWGPVGRFDLVYKYYLLEAYRSSDIQPPPYLNTTFLPDGVPSGVINTQSPPSLRTKPANYVIPDSELDRVLEVVIAHEALDKVIVGVDSDYIYVNFRINLTTNLPYSVVLYLSNPRRSYSPWIRGYNVYPMNSTRDLGVAIASAVVIKVVKEALTDPLSRVVITYQASGNETYYPSYVDYYNVLGSEGNVFIALGIKWVNLGLEVGDVTYLTVALYSNNTLEAHSSRLGSVYFIRVPRPPVAPGANVIAEFADPERDDKGAGTYVYPLNKVFVPGVFDLLKFSVLDIGDKYLLTFEVRELGGNPWGGPNGFSMQFFHIYLDTDGIPGSGNLTTFGLWVNIDPEYAWEVALLVGPGWSGSNNIIYPNGTNIANAMSIYVEQPNKIVAEVPKGLIPAIKEPGDWGWVVVLTSWDGYGANNIRSFSIDPSEWNFGVGAQHAIGVAAGVIPRIVDLLAPTSELQYAQLSSYSVDVETLVGTPAKIKGVRPAAQVPQPPTTVTETTTRTVVLSTTYTQTETTTASQLVTDWNLIALSVIATAIVLSVAFLILIKLFFKKK
- a CDS encoding tRNA-dihydrouridine synthase, whose product is MKLNSRVCNLSLQHPVMNGSGLLGATKQQISIMCSWGLAAIVTKTITRYPRVMNKPPNILYLSDLGAIINSLGLPNPGAERLHELVQEAKAHGLPTIVSVGGSSVREYIEVSSRAEEAGADAVELNLSCPTTSGYGLNAVTDSQVLYEIVKSVSSIIRLPVIAKLGIDLRNGLISLVGKALEGGAKAVTLINSVRVVSIDPERLAYSLSSSNMGYSGAPIFYVGLRAVHDVYREYKAEIIGCGGIRHWGDVASYILAGARAVQLVTSLMRARKPGEYLNNLLRGLEDWLERKGFSSLEEAIGYIHRI